ATGACATCCAGCCTAAGTCACAGAGATCATTGGCACTCATTCCATCTAAAGACACTCCACATGCGGGTTCTGGAGTAGCAACTTTTGCAGCAGAACCACGATCATCTGACTTCCTCTGCCCGAAGAGCCAATTCGGGCTCTTAAGCTGAATTTCACTGCATAAATGTTTACGAGATCCAAAATTGAGCAGAATTTTCCCTTTAGCATTCCGTTTGTTGATTATTTTAATTTTCAGCAATTGATAAAAAAACAAATTATTCAGCTCATACTATTTTGACTCAAGTTCTAACAGCCGCAAGATGCCAAGTCAAGAATAAATACTAAAAAGGATTCACCAAATATCCAACAATTAGAGGCAAATTTTACTTTCATCCTTAGTAGTGACCATTCTCGAAACAAGAACAGAAACTAGCACAGCACGGCAAGAAAAAGTAATGCTTAACACTGAATGGGATAAGTTTCTCAACGAGAGAGATAATAGCCCAACAAACACCAAAAGAAACTTAAGCCTCACGCCATAATAAGTGCCAATGTCAAAGAGATGCATGGGACCAGATATCTTGAATTATAGATGAAGAAATGAGCATAGGAAATTGCTGAAGAGTTCAAGATCAGCTAGACAAGGCCAAGCCCGTGTCCAAGAAGAGGAAAGCCTATATATGGTCTGCAAGTAGGGTTTCACATTCCATCAATAATCTAGAAGGTTTTCTCTAGTAGTTGTAAAATTATATGTTTGTAAGCAGTTGGGATCTGGAATGTTTCCTTGATGTAAAGATTTCTCACAAGAAGGGTTTAAATAAGCTTAGCGAACTTATTTATTATATAAGCAGGATGGAACCAATCTACAGCATAAGACATCTTTCATGAATAataatttaagttttttttttagttgaGAGTGGTATACGTGTTCTTTAGCTCTAGACGTAGTTCTAGACTAGTTCAGGTTTTCACTCTTTTAAAATAGGAAGCTGGACGAACTACAATAATTGCTAGGAGCAGCAAAACTTACGCTGCATCAGGAGCCATTCCAGAAGTACTTACAACACCACCTGCTCTTAGATCCGGTTCACTGCAAAGCCTTACATTCTTTATTGAACTGCATGTTTTCTCAATTAACTTATCGAAGGAAGTCAATTTCATCCGCAAGAAGTCATCTCTGCAAGCTGGAGTAGGTTCAAGCATATTCCCTGGTCGTACCATTGGTTTAGCATCAGGAGGTGAACTGCGACATTGATAAATAACCATCAAGATCGACAAAATACACATGAAAACAGAAATATGTCACAACAGAACCATATTTACCTAACATCGTGAACAGGTTCATCTCCAACCCCAGAAACATGAAGATAGTAATCAGAATCCAGCTCCCATAGAGCAGGTTTACCTTCCTGCGGTTGAAAGTAACCTAAGAATCTGTAAAAGCATCCACAAAGGTCATTAGAAACAAAGGCATCCTTCAAAAAGGGTGATGACAATCACAAAATAAGGTATTTATGGAGGGTGAATGTCAGGTAGGAAGCACAAAATCAATCAAGAAATTGTACTAGTCCAGAGTTAACATTTCAAATgttgttaaaaaaataaagtaagaATCAGAGATGAGTTGGTACAAATTTATTGCATCCTGCTTTTCACCATCTGTATAGGCATTGCTGTAGTATCTCTTGATAGACTTCAGAAACTCCCTTGATTGAGTAGTGGCTTTCCACTTTCCTTGCCTCTCTGGAAAAACCTGAGATAAATGGCAGCATATAAGAAAACTCTCTCTCCAAACATTATACAAAGAAAAAGCAATACTCGAAACAAAATGAATCAAACAAGCCAGAGAAAAATTCACACAGTGTTGTGAGCTGCAGAGCCTCCATATTGCTGAGCAAGTGCATCACCCATGCACTGATACATATCCATGAGAGCCGCAGCTATGCTACTATCAGGATTCACTTTGGGCTTATCTGTCAAATTCATTGCATGGAGTTGCCGCCCTAGAGCTGCTAAACCATATGCATACTGGGCTACATTTGTACGGTCCAGACAGTCAATACAATTAGTACGAAGAACTCCGCTTTGAAAACAAGGTCCTGTATCACCATGTGCATCTTTTCTCGACTGTTGTTCTTTCTCTTTAgatatgaaagtattcaaaaTCTCGTTGCCATTCCCAATCCTTGCAAAATCGCCGGAATTAGCTCTAAGGTCTACAAGAGTGGTGTCCCTGTAGAAGTTTATACATGCAAAGAATCATCTATAACAAGAATGTAATTGAAGTGGGAATTGTGAAGTTCATACTTCCAACTGCAGATATTGAATAAATACTTCGTTGGACGTGTCAATTTATTAAAATAGATAATCGTTGAAGAATGACGGATACAaacgagaaaagaaaagaaaaacagaactTCAAAAGCTGAGTAACGTTTGGAGGAACCATAGGTCCACTCATAAGCCCAAGCTACTGGACCAATTAAAACACAAACCCACCTGAAGTGCTCTTTTTATCACTTGCACAATATAAAATAGTTAGCCAGTATATGCGTTACATAGTTCCATACATATATTGTAAAGGAGAGTAATAATCGGATACGAAAGTCCGAATTCGAGACTCGAGGTCAGAAGAACATGAACCTAAATGGATCATAAAGATCAACTTCATTTATATTCTATAAGATTGCACGGTTCAAAGCATAAATTTACCATGTCAAGTTTAAACAATACTGAAACTCTTAGAAGACAGTTGCATCTATGAATTAATAGAATAATCAAAATGGAGACATGTATACCTCGCTGTGCTTGTTCGACTGAGCAAATTTGCTCTCTTTTTGACATTGATAGGCTTTCCACTACAATAAAAGCCAGTCAAATCAAGAGCTTCGCTCGCAACTGCCCCTAAAACCGCCAAAACATTGGCTGACTTgctttagaaaaagaagaaaaacacatAAGAGTTGATCCATGTGAATCTGGTGGTACATGTTGTGTGGTTTGCAGACAGAAGTGCACATGCTTACCTCTTTGCAAATTTATGGAAGTCCCAGTGAATAAATTTTAGGTGGTTTTCTTCTGAAAAAATCTGATTTAAATACCCTACTGCACTTGCAAACTCACGTCGCAGCATCATTTCTCGAGGCCTTTTTTCAACAGTCTGTATTACCAGACATTTTGGAATGAGACTTCATACTTGGTTGTAAGTAGTGATAATACGACATAAGCATAATTACTGAATTAGACAACTTAAACATGCTAAGCAGTATAAACTAAAGTAAACAATCTGGGTTGAACACTTCTACTTGTAAAATACTCTCAAAATCTAACATGTAATCTAATCATAATTCTAAACAAAAAGGAACATCGGTTTTATAAACATACCTTAATCAAATTGAGTACAATGATCGGATTGCCATATCGTTTGGCGAGATCTTCGAAATGTAACTTGGTCGCTTGATATGTAGGATCGTATCTCTGCACTGACGAAGACATTGAAAATAAAACACATCAAACTCTCTGAACTTAAAGCTACACAAAAATGAATGGTCTCCATGCAACATCTGAAAAATAAACCAAAGAAAATGGCAAGTTTGGACATTTACATATGATGTCAGGTTTGGGGCTAAATCTGGAAGCTTCTTGAGACCAGAAGAGTGGAATTGAACCCCGCATCTGCACTATAGAACTCATTTTTCCCTTGCTTAACCCAGCTTCTTCATTAAGGACTATTTGTTCTGTTTCAACATCATTGGCGACTCTTCCCCGATCATTCACTCCCCTTTTCAAATATCTGGACGATAATATTATTTCAGAGAATGAGATTATATCAGTCAATCTGAAGGCAGACCACTAGCCACAATTAACAGTTAAAAGTAAATTTATAAATTCTGGTTATAAGGTCTTCTGCCATATCACATGTTAGGTTTAACTATAGTGAAAGAAAATCTTATTCTTCATGTATTTTGTGCAAACTGTAATCCAGGACAACAACATTGTTCAATTTCAAATATAGAAACTATACATCACAGGACTTCCACATAAAGAATATAGCGTACACTTTATATATTTGCGAAGATCTGATGTACATGACATTGTTGTACGGCAAGAACAAGATAGTTGTTTACAATCTGACACGTGAAATAGGCTCCTTAAACAACGAATAAGGGCATTTTCTTTCATTCAATTATATAGGGGATTATACCTGGATGATCCTTGATAAGAGTCATAAGACGAACATATTTTTGTTTTCACTGCTTTTTCTTTGGATAAATAAAGTAAAAGGAGGTATAAGTATCATTACTGGGACATACCTTGTGCCTGCAAAATGCCGAGAACGTCTAGAAATAAGAGTAACACCAAATTCCCGTCCAAAGATTGACAGCCTGACCTGCCATTAGAAAGACAAATCGAATCTCTAAATGTTAATATTAGAACACCTGTTTTAGTTGGAAATGAACCAGAAGTAATCAATTAAGATATCTTGGGGTGATCCGCAAATTCCTTTAGGACCGTGCATGATTAGTGAACTAAATAAAACTTCAGAAAATgtgaaaaaatagaaaaaataactCCAGACTACCAATAAAAATCACAAAAATTATAGTCGATCAATATACGAAAAACTATGAAGAGAGCAACACATGTGGTGCACAAAGTGGTAAGAAAATGAGTCGAACAACAAAACTCACAAGATTACTGATTCAAATCAataccaatgaagcaaaatatACATATAAGAAGCGAGACAGACCTGTTTAAAGTGCCCATGAACCAATGCGATTGTCCAAAGAGTATTATTACATCGTGAACGTATGGCTTGTGTAAGAAAAGCATTCCATACAAAAATATTCTCATAAGGAATCCTCTCCTCACCCATTGCCAAGACATTTTTCTGTAAGCTTCTCATAATAGGGTATGTATAACTATAGAAAAAATCTTTTGTCAGATCAACACTAGATAAGAGCTTTTTGTACCTGCAGTAAATGAAATAACATAACAAGAATCAGAAAAAGTCCCAACCAGGTTTAGAGAAGAAGATCCTGACCACcgaaaagacaaaattataaactCCGGTAAAGAATTGCTGGTCTAAATCAAACAAATTTGAGACGTCAAATTCCTGAAAGAGTGACTGGCGAAGCTTTGTGTTACATAAAGGGATAACTTGAGTTATTTGCGCCTATCTGCTATTGCACTGAAAAAATTGATGTCAGGTCTTTCATCAATTAAGACTTCAATAGCACATACACGAAATTCCCAGTATGAGTAAGTGATAAATTGAAGGTATCATATTAGAGTAAAAAGATCTCCCATTCCTAGACCGGGGTGAACCAAGGTTTTACCTATAAATGCTGAAATTTTGTTCAAACAAGTTCCATTAACATCACGATTTCCTAAAGGGAAAAGGGACACAAAACATGAATGTAATACATATACTAGGTAATGAGCAAAAACACATTTCActgaaaaattaaaaacatgaactagGTAGATACAGAAAGAACTTATTATTAACAAAGAGTCCTGTTGGCTATTGTATGTTGCTTATTCCATATGTTACTTTATAAGCGCACAACATGCTTCGTCTTTATTATTGATGAGTGTGACTTATATGATAAACCTTTGCTTCCCCTTTGCATGTAGGTTCATATTTATTTGGGGTTCAACCCTCCAGATATCCTTCGCTTAGGAACTGTCTTCTTGAAAACTCCCCATCTCCATTTCTAAGAGACCATCATATTGTTATATCACCCTCTTTTTTTGTTGGATATTCATTATCGTTATTGCAGATGTCTGTCATTTCTTTGGCATGCATCAAAGTAACATAGATCAATTTGGAAACTGTCAAATTAGATCTATTTCTTTTTACACAAAATTCTTTAACTATAAGCACTACATCCTAAAATCTAACAAAACCTCTACACTTTTCCTAACAACTTTGGTATCTTCCAAGAAAATACCTTCCATAAACTAGTTTTCTGCCACATTTGGGGCTCCAAATGCAATAACGTTACCAAACTCAAGATACAGCTCCTTGTAGACACATGAAAGATAGCttgaataacaaaaaaaaaggacaTCTGATGTAATAATCAGCCATAAGTTTATTTTACTCACATTAAAAGTGATTACTCATCTAGTAACCCCTTCACAGGTAAGGAAAGGATAACATATAAACCAACTATAAAAGATAATGTGCATACTGTAACAAGATCTCACGCTAGCCCACAGAACACTCCTAACCTATTTTAATTACATGTAGAGAGTCAGAGGAAGTGAGCACTTAAAACTATTCAGCATAAAAGTCACCAATGTATAAAATATGAAGTCTTAAAAAAATAGTGGAGAAAAGACCTTTGCTCAGTTTTTGAATGTGCTACGTCACTCTGAATTGATACATGTGGAACTGTGATAATTTGGGTCTCGTCGATGGCATAAATTGCATGGCCGCAAATACATCCGATTTGTCGACGCTTGGTAACAAGAATCAAATAATAAGACTCAAGAAACTTGATGCAACCtagtaaacaagaaagatatttaCAAGGCATTATTTATACAGCATAAATAAAGATGTGGGTGTCACTGGTTAGAACTTCCTCATGGAGTACCAAGTGTTGGATGATGATCTTGCTTTGACTAAAGTGAGCTTGTGAACTCTAATTTTGTGATTTGTAATCTTTCACTTTTTCAGTGTCTTGACTGGATAGCATGTAATTGAATAGTAGATGGTAGTCTAAACTGGGGATTAGGAAGAGAAGGTACTAATTTGCAGTCTGACTTACCTGTCGAGGATAAGACTTTACTGTTTACATTTTAGGTGCTTTATGTTGGCTACAAGTTTGTGAGAACTAGAACTTTCTGGTGGTGATACTATAATATGTTACCTTCCACGGAAAGTAATCACTCAATTTGTTGACGGAGTTCTTGGACTTAACTTGAGGGGAAAATCAACTATCAAAGACTCCAATCGTTGTTGCGTCTATCTAGACTAGCTCAAGACCCCAAGAGATGGTAGTGACTACGGAGCCAAAACAATATCCATAGCAGCTGAAATCTAAGATCTTTGGCCAAAACAAAAGATTTTGAAAAAATGCACATGAAGAACCTACAGTGATCCCCAGAAATGTATTGTTTTACTAATTTATTCTCATTTTTATTTACAGTAAAGCTTGTTTTAACACTCGTATTGTTCTTGTTCTATACTCCGGTTTTCACCATTTAACAATGAACTTAATCACAAGGATCATCCAACAGTCGTGACCAATAGAGGAAACGCTCCCAAGCAGGACACTCACAAACAAACACTATTACacgcaaaaaaaaatgaaagaaaaactaGTAATTGAAAATTTTAAATTTACTAACCAGCAATACCAAAGACCTTAGCGACAAAAGTAAGTCCACCAGTAGAACGATTTCCTTCCATAATCCGCTGAAGCAAATTCTTAACTTCCTGTTGTGTATACACAACTGGATCCTCACTAATACTAAGATCAGATGGTTCAGATCGATCAATCTTTAATACTCTAAAAAATTTCTTACTTCTATCACTTCCAATTAAATAAAATCTCTGTatgacaaaaaaaacaaaaaaatcaaattg
This genomic stretch from Papaver somniferum cultivar HN1 chromosome 5, ASM357369v1, whole genome shotgun sequence harbors:
- the LOC113283399 gene encoding phosphoinositide phosphatase SAC1-like — encoded protein: MSKSEKSKPKASSLFPISDQPIEQDMDPHSYSLEKFKLYETRARFYLIGSDRSKKFFRVLKIDRSEPSDLSISEDPVVYTQQEVKNLLQRIMEGNRSTGGLTFVAKVFGIAGCIKFLESYYLILVTKRRQIGCICGHAIYAIDETQIITVPHVSIQSDVAHSKTEQRYKKLLSSVDLTKDFFYSYTYPIMRSLQKNVLAMGEERIPYENIFVWNAFLTQAIRSRCNNTLWTIALVHGHFKQVRLSIFGREFGVTLISRRSRHFAGTRYLKRGVNDRGRVANDVETEQIVLNEEAGLSKGKMSSIVQMRGSIPLFWSQEASRFSPKPDIILQRYDPTYQATKLHFEDLAKRYGNPIIVLNLIKTVEKRPREMMLRREFASAVGYLNQIFSEENHLKFIHWDFHKFAKSKSANVLAVLGAVASEALDLTGFYCSGKPINVKKRANLLSRTSTARDTTLVDLRANSGDFARIGNGNEILNTFISKEKEQQSRKDAHGDTGPCFQSGVLRTNCIDCLDRTNVAQYAYGLAALGRQLHAMNLTDKPKVNPDSSIAAALMDMYQCMGDALAQQYGGSAAHNTVFPERQGKWKATTQSREFLKSIKRYYSNAYTDGEKQDAINLFLGYFQPQEGKPALWELDSDYYLHVSGVGDEPVHDVSSPPDAKPMVRPGNMLEPTPACRDDFLRMKLTSFDKLIEKTCSSIKNVRLCSEPDLRAGGVVSTSGMAPDAAEIQLKSPNWLFGQRKSDDRGSAAKVATPEPACGVSLDGMSANDLCDLGWMSSVVDDCDEDIFERYTISAVDNANGWFGGSLLEDENEDSEIYKHYAELCQGPATELFRNDPEKEEHYANLFSLGGVEGVDDEVVTKEMETALKEYDQIGDDLGIFSTCKSLAEEPSKIARLMVGEESVK